TTCCGCGTGGCTATGGTGGCAAAGTCGTGATACCAATCAGAGAAGGAAGGAGAAAAATCTCGAGGTCAACCGTCGAACTTGCTGAGAGAACAGCGACTGTTACCGGAGAGCTTTGTGGGGATATCATATCGTCCAGTGGTTAAGAGGAGTTCCCGATGGCTTCGACATCTTTCAGCGGCAATGGCTACGTGATGGGCTCCCGCATCCCCATTCGGGACGTCAACCCCATCAACACCGAgcccacctcggcctcgcccgtCCGAATCGCCTCCCGCATCATTGGAGCGAGAGCAGAGTGCACCGGCTCCGCCAGCCAGTGCGAGAAACCCGTCGACCCTTCCAGCCTGACCCTGCCCATTACCCTGGGTATCACGTAGGTCTAGGAAAGACTCGTAGACCAACCGACCATGGGCTGACGTTTTTAGAATCCCCATCGTCGGCGCGCTTTTTCTGCTGTTCTACTTCCACCGCAGGAACGTCAAGAGACAGGCACTCGAGGATGCAACTGACCCGAACCGCGGCCTGGATTTCGGAATGGGCGAAACCTCTCCCGACAAGGGCGGCAAGAAGCGCAAGAGTCTCATGTTTCGCGAAAAGGGGGGCACGGGCGTCGACACGAAGCATCGTCAGCTGTCTATGGACATGAACCTGTCCAGCCCCTACCTCCTCCCGCCGGGCCTTCAGAGCTCACGTGAGTCTCTTCACTCGCTCGCGAGAACCCTGCACAACGAGGCCGATCCCTACCGTCCTGTCGCTCAGTACGCCAACAGCGATGCCGGTTCCGTCTACACCAAGACCACGAGCCGACGAGGCTCTGCCATGACCGGCCGCACCAACATGACCCAGAGCAGCACACTGCCCCCGCGGCAGAACTCCCTGCCCAGACAGGACTCCCTTCCCAGGCCGCCTCCTGCTACGGCCGACCCCTTTGCAACGCCCAAGTCTAGGTCTGGCTCGCCCGTCCTGGCGCCAATCTCCCCCGGCATTGTGTCCCCCACGTCCCCGGTCATCCGAAGCCCGCTAGTCGCCGAGCCCATCATCCCCCAGATCGAGACGGTACCGTATCCCGATGACAAAAACGGGAGCTCTCACGTCCAAATTCCCGATATCCCGGAACCTGCGCCCGTCGCCCGGAGAGGACTTCCCAGCAACCCCCGTCCGTCCCCCGGCCACCCGACAATTCCTGAGGCCCGGGAGCCCGACAGCACCCCTGCCGGCCAGGCCGATGCCCCCGTCGGCCTAGGCCTTGACGACCTGAGCTTCCCTGCTCCCTCACACCGCCTCTCACCCCCTGCTGGCGGAGCTTTACCCGCAAGCCCCCGGCCACAAAAGGAGGCCGCTCCTTCCACCCTCCCAGCCATTGTTCCAGAGGAAACGAATGCTTACGACAATTACGATCAACATCAGGACTATCACGACTTTGACTTTGAAGACAGAGGCCGGTCTCAGAGGCGCTCGGTCGATCTCAACGATAACCGCCAGTCCCGTGCACTTGGCGTTCCTGCCCAGGACAGCAAGAGACTCTCTGTCGGCTTCCGTCCCCTGCCCCCCGATGAGGTGATGGAGTCGGAGGACCCTGAAGAGCGTGCCAACAGGATCAGGTCCTTCTACAAGGAGTACTTCGATCCTGACAACCCCCACGCCAACCAGCAgcccccgccgcccatgccTCGCGGCCCTCCCAGGGGACATCCTCAGGGCGGCCCGCAGTATTACGAGGACTACGACCCGGGCTACGCCGGTGGTCCTCCCGCGGGCGACGCCTACTTCGACCCCGAGACAAACTCATTCGTCATGCCCTACGCGCAGCCCGTCACTCGTCGTGCCATGACGCCGCCCCCCAACGGTTCCCGCTTCCGaggcccccctcctccccgggTCTTGCATGGGTCCATGGGCGGTGGTCGCATGGCCAGTCCAGGCCCTGGCGGAAgacggcctcctcccccccgtgTCGGCTCGGCCATGTCCAGCCGGCTCGGCCCCTCCCGGCCGGGCTCCGACATGTCCAGCCAGTACACGCCCCGTCCCGGCTCGTCGGTTTCCAACAGAACGAACGGTGGCCGACCCAGACCAAAGGGACCCCCTCCCGCCGACCTGACCACGTTGCCCAACCCCTCGAAGCTCAAGGATGACTCATTCTCCATCTTGAACCCTCTCGACTTCGCCCCCCCGGAGACCTTTTCCGCTCGCGCTCGTGGTAGATCTCAGAGCCCGGCGGGAGAGAGACGCCCGTACGCCGCCCCCCAGATCCCGGTTCACTCCCCATTGGTGAGCAGCTTTGAAGAGATGCCCGCCATGCCAAGCCCGTAAGTTGAATAATTTTGTGTTATTTTGGGCGCAGCCTGTTTATTAACAATGGACAGGCACTTGTTGCGGAAATCCGGAACATTTACCGCTCTTGACTTTGCCCCTCCCCGGAAATTCAAAGACTCGGACACGATGAGCGACGCCGGAAGCATTCGCAGCAACCGCAGTGGCATCTCAGCCGTCCAGAACGCGGCCCTCCGCAGCGGCGCGGGCCGAGTCAGCCGCTTGCCTGGCGATACAGTGTTTACGACAAACGCTCTCCAGGACCAGCTCAAGCCGCAGTGGGGCATGCGTCCGTAAATCAAGCACCGGCGTCTTTCTAGTCGTTGATATCATTACCTAGACCAACGCGTATTGATACGGCAGCGCCGAATCCACGGTTCATGACTATAGCATATTCGCACGTATAGGGATCATCCATGTACATGAATTTGCGCGGACAAACAAAAAGAGGGACCAGCCCATGGGGGTGTTTTCATTTTGCAATTTGCATAACGGTGTTATCTCTTCTCGCATTTAGTAGCGATGTACTGCTAatgtcttttttttctctttctccgACGAAACTCCCTTTTCGAGTTTCGCTGCGTGGAGTATTCGGGTCACGACACATCTGTTTAGTTTTTATTTTTAACCCAAATTTGCGCCCTCGTCAGCTTTGTTGGAGATGGGGGGGCCTTTTGCACATAGAAAAAAGGATCGGGACATCTTGGACCATTCCTCGATCACCAACAGTTAGATGATGAATACTACACAAGTATACTGAGCCTCGGTCCGTGGCGGGTTAGCCGTCTTCGTAGCGATTGGAATTTGAGCCGAGTGTGTGGCAGCGAGCGCGCGATAATCATGGCCGAACCGTGGTGTTAGTCAGCCCCTGGGAGACTGCTGATCCGCTCCCATGGTGATGAATGGACAAGGCTTGTCGCTTCCACGGATGCCCCTGTTATTCAGACGACTGTCATGGAACTTTAAACAAGTCGTGGTCATTTCGCTCCTTCTCTCGGGCAACCTAGGTATGTTGCCGCAAGCCTAACTCttcagcggcagcagcagcaacaccaagAAACCCTCTCACGGTTGTAATGCTCTGGGTAGGCTTCGCAGAGCGGACGGGGCCGGAAAGAGAGGAGGCGCAGTCTCCGAAACATAAGACAGACCAGATATCTGACGGCAGAACTTCCGTGGCAAACGGTCGCTTCCTTCGACAGGGCACGGGTAAGAGGCGCGGTGATACGTGGACACAGCCGCCGCCACAGCACGGCAATACGTGCGGACACAGCCGCCGCCAcacacggcggcgccgttcCTCGAGAAGTTAAGAGGTTCAAAAGTTCAGACGCtccggccgccgtcggcagcaTTTGATGCGGCACGTGCCCGTCCAGCGGTGAGTCCGTGACGTTTCCGAGAAACTGGTTGGCGAGTGGAGGGGGGTCCGGTGTTTGTTTGGTGCGGGAAACCACACCAAGCCTTGACCCGTACGGATTGTATGACACTACTGATGCCTACCTACACATACAATGAATTGGCATCGCGCCCGGCGATTCAAGGACGGTATggttctcctcggcgccgcaTAACTGGTTTCGTGTCCAGAGCCGAAGCTGCTGCAGCCCGTCAAGGGGGAACACTAGGAGACGGCCGGGCGAGACGACAGCTGGGATCGGCATGGTTTACAGGCATCCTCGAAAGAGCTTAAAAGCAAAGTTATTTTTACATTGTTCGGCACCACCCTCGTATGAGGAGACTTGTGCGGAGCGGGAGGGAGTGCTCACGCTTGGCCGGCTCGTACCAGGTGGCGTTTGCTTCGAACCCGAGCCAGCGgggtgtatgtgtgtgtgtgtgtgtgggtggcGCTTCTGGAAACGGGCGGTAGCGCGCAAAGAAGCTGGGGGCAGGCAGTAAGCAAGTTCGTTGGGGCGATTGGAACACAGAAAGTTTTGGCAAAGGCGCGCTTCGTGTCCAGGATTTTACGCTGGGTGGATTACACATATGTCCAGCCGCAGGCAGAGAGGGTTAGTTTCTGTACGAACTTGGGCGGCAACATCGAGTTCGGATAGCCTTTTTTCCTTTTGTTGTTTTGCGAACCAGTGTCGCGCTCCTTTTTGGGTCGTGCCGCCTGCATGTTCACTGCTGAAGACGGAGCACTGGAATACGACTTAAGGTGACACGAAATCGAGCCGACCGCTCGGAGACGACCCGacgtgccggcgccgccgtcatcgctACAATCTGAAGGTAGGTTCCAGTGCGAGAGGCAGGGTATTTGATTCGGGTTGGGGGTATTAGTGCTGAGATGAAAGGGACGAATCGACCTTGGCAGGTATCGCCGCTCATTTTCCAAGGACAGAGAGAGGCCCGTCGAAGTTTGGTCAATGCTCCGGGGATGTGGAGGGACGTGAGGGGACATGACGTTCTGTCGGccgggtcgccgccgatCGTTCGCTTCGAGGGAGAGGTGCCGAACTGAGGGTATAACCATCTCGTCCAATCCCCTTGGCAATGTTGCCCAGTTGGTGACTTGTTATTTGCGGGTGCTCGCCTAGCAAGCGATTGGAGACGTGGACGTCATGTGGAGGTATATGTGCCAGCGAAGCGATTATAGCGAGCGGCGGAAAGGTACACCGTTTGTGAGGCAGACTGTTCGTGATGACACATCGGCGACGTTTTAACGAGTTTATCGGCAGAGTGTACAACGAGACAAACAAGAACGCTCCAAGTGAGACTACGAGACAGTAAGCGATTCTAGGTCGCGACTCGTAGGTGGGCGGCGGAGCGACAGCGTCTGATATTAGGCTTTACCACTGGCCTTCGGCGAGGTGGCCGAGCAGCCGGGAAAACCCAGATATTTTCTTGGGTTAGCCATCAAATCGCTGGCAGTGGGCAGAGAACAGAGAGAGGGAGTATCCGCGTGTGACGACAATTTGCCAAGCTTGTGTTCGGGAAGTTCTTTTACACTATACCAAGCATCGTTTGTGCAACCGCGGTCGACTGCATCGAGCATCCATCCAACGCGGGACTACCGCCAAACAGGGTCGTTGATTGCCACTGGACTGGACCGGCCAGGCTTCCCACATTCGCGCATTCGTTCCTGGCCGAGCGGGTCGAACGCATGTCGATCTGGCGGGCGGGAGCGCGCAATTGACGCCacactgctgctgccgttggttgaagatggatgggatggagCGAGAGCCCGAATGCGTCTCACGCCGAAGGATTCCGAAGGGATAGGATTTGTTTGTGTTTCCGTATTCGTGGTTGATAAATATTGAAGGCCGGCAAGGGCCAAGAAATGACGGGGCCGAAGAGGCACGCATGGAAATTGGGCGTCATGGCCGTGTTGTCTGCGAATATTGACGGCATGCATTCCTAGCAAGGCTTCCTCTAATTTATGGCAGGCATCCCGAGGGACGTTGGAAATGCAGTCGGCGGATGGACCTACAGCCAGTTTCCATCGGCATTTCTTGAGCTCGATTGCCGGCATTGCGTACGTTGGTTGCGAACAGGCTGTGGTCCCTCTCGTTGCTCTTCGTCCCTTTGCCCGTGGGAGCGGACACTCTACTATGTATTCGCATGTACAGGCAAGAAAAGGCTTGCCAGCTGGGAAATGAGCGTCTGGGGCCGTCGACCATCGATCGCTCTGGATACGAGAGCGGCGGACGTACCCCTCTGAAGACCCCGGCAAAGCGAGCAAATCCCACCGATGAGGTAGAATGTTGACCAGGGCAGCGAGGGAGTGAGCAAGGCACGGGCGACGCAGGAcagtgggaggaggaggaggaggaagaagaagcccgtcgTCTGAAGAATCTTGAGAGGAGATGAAACTTGACGGACATGCTATGATTCGAGTTGCTTGCGTATTTGCCTGGCGCGGCGCGTTTGATGTGTCGTATTCCGCATGTCTACATACGTCCTGTCTACTGAAGACGCGATACGACTTGCCCTCTCTAGACCAGAGCAGGAAACTGGAGGATATGAAGTGGAAGGCAAACATTCCCGAGTCTGGTGTTGGTACCCTACGAATACAGTGAACATACCCGTACCTAGTAATACCATTGCCCCTGGCCGGCTCCAAGCTCTAGGGCTGCAAAGCCTTTAGGCTTTTCTTCTTGTGCAAGGGTCCCTGAAGGAGCTTGCGACCCTTGCAACCCTTGCAGTCCTCGAGGGCCAGAGGCCGCGATTCGCAATTTAAGCGGGCATGTGCCGCAACATCTGCGAGATGATTGAGACATGGGAGATGACAGCGCTGCCTGGCGTTGTCTTGAACCCTCGACCCTCGAGGGCGTAGGGGATCTGCTGCAAAtgcacacatacacacacagTCACGACTCAGCAAGGCACTCCGAGGTAAATTGACAATTCGTTGCAACGTTCCATACATCGAGCGAAGCGCAGATCGGCCATTTCTTAGTCGGCTTACGACTGCTGAGGCCATGATTAGGTCGGTATTGCACTGTAGCTCCTCCGCTCGGCGGCAGGATGCTCAGGTACATGGCCAGAGGCGCATGTTGCGCGACAGAACAAGTACCCTACCCAACCCGGACAAGGCCATTTactaggtaccttacctgGCATAACTCAGCCCgccccagcccagcccagcccagcgcCCTCCCACTGAAGCTATGGCTTAACTCCCGCCGAGCCACCCATCCACTCCCGCCTGGTGGACTGTCAGCCGTTCCGCATGTCAAAAGAGTATCGCATTTTTCTCTTGCCGGCTAAGGACACACGAGAATGGCACACGAACAGGAGGCTTTCGCGGGCTGCCTGTCAACCGAATCCGCGGGAGAAAGGGCGTACCTATGTACTGTTGGAGTGTTATGTTGTGTCTGTTGTGCTGTGCTGTTCGGGACGGACGACTGTACCAGACAGCTCCACATGCGACATCTCACTTTTGCACTTGCTCAAAACATACATATTCCCGCCCTCCTCTGTCGCTCCTTCGGAGcatccctcccctttcctttcctctccctccctttcgcTGCCTCCCGTCAATATTGTCCTTCCACACCCCCGGTCCGTTCCTTCaattcccctccccccttcccctcgtcTTCCCCCGGGTCCTTCCTCTTTCGATCTACCAACAGCAGCATAgtagtagcagcagcagcatcatcgtcTCAGTCGGTAACCCTTCCAAGGATCGAGACTTGTtgctctctcttcccttctcctccttttccccctcttcccgcttctcctcccctcttATTAACACCTCACCTACTCTCTCCCCTCTCACCCTCGCTCTTACGTCCCTTGTAATCTCTTGTGTTTATTCCCTCTTCCCGTCTGTCGCCCATCGATCGATCCCACTTCGTCACTGCGGGTCGACCAAACTCGCGCGGCACTACTCGACTTAGCCACTGCCAACCGCCGGCCTAACGCCGACCCACGAAATAGTCAGGATACGAAGGTTCGTCAGGGAACTCAGCATCGCTCGCTCTCATTGGCACCGCCGAGCCTGACTCAGCCACCCGCGCCAATTATCGACCGTTCGTCCAGTCTGAGCACCAAAGCACCATCCACTCCAACGCACTGATCCATCGCCGTTGCTACCGTCCAACCGCGAcgacaaccaccaccacccactcCTTCACGGTTTTCACCAgagccaccaccaccaccaccaccaccttcgACGACACCCGACGCATCCACGCCAGCCGCAAATAGAGGCCTCTTTCCGCTGCCATTCCCACGTGTATCGCCGTGGCGCAACTCCTGTTGGCTGCGCTTCTCCGATTCACGACTCGTCGCTTGCAGATCTGCGTGGATTGAAACGCCGCTCTGTGAGTGAAGTTGCGTGAGCAAATCGTTCCCTTCCGAGGTAGGTACGTTGTGCGACGCTGTGCTTCCCCCCAGCTCTTGCCGAGCTCACTACGGCATCTCTGCCGATCACCCATCACCAATTCGCCTTCCGAGTAACCGGCTGCATCTGCTGTGCTCGCTGCACACAACCATGCGGTTGCCTGCTTGCCTCGGCCTGTGGCTGTCGGATTCGTCGTCCCATCTCCCGCCTTGAACCTCTCATCATCTATCTACCTATCCCTCGCTCTGGCGATGCAACCGTTTCTACCCCTCGCCCCCGCTAACATGGCTCTTTCCCATAGTCGGTATCCGCAACTCTTTCTGAGACAGGAAAACACAATGTCCAACGCTACCACTCCGGGCACCGACCCGACGACGGCTCCTGTCGCGACTCCGGGCACTTCCGCTCCTCCCGCCGAGACGAGCGCGCCTCCCCCTGCCACCACCGCCCCGCCCGCCGAAACCACCCAACCGGCCCCCACGACCTCtgccgctcccgctcccacGACCCAGCAGACCCAAGCCCCGGCTCCGACTACTCAGGCTCCAGCACCGACAACCTCCCAAGCACCAGCGCCTACCACCTCGCAGCAACAGAGCCAGGCCCCGACGACGCAAgcggagacgacgacacagcaacagcaacagacCACCCTCGTTGCGACCACCATTGTCATCACGCCCACCGAGGCAGGAGGCAAGACGAGTACTGTTTTTGCTGTCATCACGCAGACTCAGGGTGTCAATCAAACCCCgactaccaccaccacctctgcttcttccacttcttccggcggcgccatcaaCGCGGGCGGCAGCTCCAAAGGAGGTCTCAGCAACGGCGGCACCATTGCTGTTGCCGTCGTGGTGCCcattgccgccgtcgccctgctCATCCTGGCTGGTTTGTACTTCTGGAGAAAGAGAAAGCAACgcaaggacgccgaggaggagcgtCGCAAGGAAGTCGAGGATTATGCCTACAACCCCAATGCCGACCCCACAATCCCGTCTATGGGTGATGGCGGTTCGTACGAGATGAAGGAAGATGCTGCTTCGTCTGGGTACCGTGGTTGGGGATCCACCACCCTGGCCGGATCCACCGGACGcaaggcctcgacgaccaTGTCTGGGGGCAACACAGGTGCGGCTTATTCCGACACGTCACCAAGTCGCGGAACTGACACCCGTTCAGGAGAACCTTTGATCAACGACGGCTCGTACTCCCCCGATGGCGAGATTCTTGGCGCCATGGGTCCTTCGGCGGCCTTGAACCGTGGCGTCGGTGTTCAGCGTGGTCCCTCCAACGCCTCGTCTTCTTACAGTGCCGGTAACCACTCGGACACCTCCGACGGCATCGGTATGGCCTACAGTGGCGGTAccagcaacggcaacggctaCTACGACCAATACGCCAACAACCCGTACTCTGAAGGCCCCTATGATCAACGAGCCACCGAACTTCCCGGCCAGCCCGTCATCCGCGACAACCCAGCCCGGCGTAACACCCGCATCGAGAACCCTTCCCACTATCCCCAACAACAGAATGCGGGCATCTCACAGAACTTTTAGAAGAAGAGCCTGACGTTGCAACCTCAAGGTTGTGTAGTTGTTTATCGGTCTGCTGGGGTTCTATTCCGAAGATACCCACCCTCCCCCACCAGGCCAACGGTCTCGAATTCGAGATGCAAACGCGGCGTTACAGGCTCACGGGATGATGTGTTACCGCGGCACATTCTACCGTCACTGGAACCCTACTTTTTTTTATTATAATACCGTCCACTCCGCTGGCTCGATCGACGTGCTCCAAACGGACGCACTGGCACCTCGGAGCTCATAATCTAGTTCGACGCACATGATTTTATTCGCCATATACATACACCATGCTGAGGAAATTCTTTCCCGGCAAAGCTACCAGAGAGCGTGTGCCGCTGCAATCTAATGTGGTGTACATAAAGACTATGAAGGCGCACAGGCGACATAATCCACTGCTGTGTCGGACAAGCAAACAGGACTGTCTCGATGGCAGGGGAGGTGCTGCATAAGAAAAGTTTGAGGATTTAGTAAAGTACTACCTAGGAAGTAAGGAAGTAGGACTAGCTGGGTCGGCTCCTTCGCGGAGCCAGGTTTTCTAGACACGTATGAATGAATATTCCTTTGTCAACCACACGCTGTCCCGATGTGATTACGCTGGGTTGCGACGTGTTGCGTAATAAGTGTCCCATCTTGTTCTTCCGCATTTTTGCTGCAGTCAATTATATGGCACTGCAAAgtatacacacacacacgtcTCCCTACAGGCCTGGGCGGCAGCACCGTCTCGTACGTCCTCAGCAACCCCCGTTGCCCTCGCTCAACCCAACCCGATCCCACCAGAACCGGAACTGCCTTATCTCGAGCCCCGTCAGCGTCCGCACGCGCGCCACGGCGCCCCTCCGCcgctcccctctccctcccatGAGCTCGTCGTTGCCCTCGCCAAACACCAGGATGCGGCCGCGCGGCGTCTCGTCGGCGCCTTGCGGGGCCGAGCCCGGAGGGGCCGAATCCCCTGCGTCGCCAAAGGGGGTTACAAAGCGCGGCCAGGCGACGCCGCTGGTGTTCGGGAGTGCGTTGGgcccgtcggcgtcatcggcgtcatcgtcgttggcggcggcggcaccggccgTTGCAAAGGATGACCAGTATCCATGCATAGCGTCtgagacggcgaggaggccgggcGTCGTGTGGGCGGAGAGGACTTCAGTGTCGTGCGTGGCTGCGGGGACGTGGTCGCCGTGgttcgcggcggcgaggtccgCGTGCGCGGCGTACTCGTACACCCACACTGGGGCGCCcgcgagggaggcgaggtgCGCCGAGTGGAGGAGCGGCGCGATGTAGCCGTAGTGGCCATACGCCTGCGCCAGCCGCCGGAACTGAGGTCCGTGGGCCGGGGTCGGCGGGGGAGGATAGGTGGACGCGGGCGGGTAGAGGGactcgaggagctcgaggtccCGCGGGGTGAGAGCGGGGATCAGGACGGAGAAGAAATCGGCTAGGGCAGTGGGTGAGGACGCGGCCGCCGGGACGAACATTGTCCCTTCGGAGGTGTTAAAGCCGGTGAtcaagggcggcgggggaggaagggaaggggatcTCCAGGCCTCGATGGGCAGGGTTGGGATTATGCCGTCCTCGgtggcatcgccgtcgacggagGGCTGGAAGGGCCACTGCACAGAGGGCGCGCACTCGGTCCACGTCGCCAGCGAGGCGTGCAGGAGGGCCCGGAGGGGCAGGGAGCGCAGGGCGGGAAGGATTTCCGGGGGCGAAACGCCAGAGAGCGAGGCGCAGGCGAGGAACTGGGCGAATTGCGCTTCGTGGCGGGGATGCGCCGACGAAAGGACGGAGCGGGCCGTGGGCG
This genomic interval from Colletotrichum higginsianum IMI 349063 chromosome 9, whole genome shotgun sequence contains the following:
- a CDS encoding transmembrane alpha-helix domain-containing protein, yielding MSNATTPGTDPTTAPVATPGTSAPPAETSAPPPATTAPPAETTQPAPTTSAAPAPTTQQTQAPAPTTQAPAPTTSQAPAPTTSQQQSQAPTTQAETTTQQQQQTTLVATTIVITPTEAGGKTSTVFAVITQTQGVNQTPTTTTTSASSTSSGGAINAGGSSKGGLSNGGTIAVAVVVPIAAVALLILAGLYFWRKRKQRKDAEEERRKEVEDYAYNPNADPTIPSMGDGGSYEMKEDAASSGYRGWGSTTLAGSTGRKASTTMSGGNTGAAYSDTSPSRGTDTRSGEPLINDGSYSPDGEILGAMGPSAALNRGVGVQRGPSNASSSYSAGNHSDTSDGIGMAYSGGTSNGNGYYDQYANNPYSEGPYDQRATELPGQPVIRDNPARRNTRIENPSHYPQQQNAGISQNF
- a CDS encoding Carboxylic ester hydrolase, translated to MSPPVSSPARDQRPTVRLNQGTYIGATLAEPTFPRSVDAFLGVPYATCQRLRRAELPGASRDTFDASDYGPACPTADPSFPSDENCLNANIFRSVTAGHEDGVQQAVVKRGKVPVLVYCHGGAFNFGRGGDRNLAAFVAFAKRDLVAVSFNYRLGPLGFLPCGIAAAEGIANLGLLDQRTLLQWVQRNIAAFGGDEKDVTVMGFSAGAHSLGHHLLSPPSRALFRRAILESGAPTARSVLSSAHPRHEAQFAQFLACASLSGVSPPEILPALRSLPLRALLHASLATWTECAPSVQWPFQPSVDGDATEDGIIPTLPIEAWRSPSLPPPPPLITGFNTSEGTMFVPAAASSPTALADFFSVLIPALTPRDLELLESLYPPASTYPPPPTPAHGPQFRRLAQAYGHYGYIAPLLHSAHLASLAGAPVWVYEYAAHADLAAANHGDHVPAATHDTEVLSAHTTPGLLAVSDAMHGYWSSFATAGAAAANDDDADDADGPNALPNTSGVAWPRFVTPFGDAGDSAPPGSAPQGADETPRGRILVFGEGNDELMGGRGERRRGAVARVRTLTGLEIRQFRFWWDRVGLSEGNGGC